Part of the Spinacia oleracea cultivar Varoflay chromosome 5, BTI_SOV_V1, whole genome shotgun sequence genome, CCTGTTCTCGTCATTGGCAAGACCAGTTGACGCATGTTGACTGTTTCTTGTCATTATTTCTTCTAATTTATGAGGTTGTATTGCTCGTGTATAAGGGGTTGTGCTTGTAATATCTAAAATAAAGTTTCAGACCGGTTAAATCAGTAGCGAGATAAAGTTTTAACAAATGCATAAAGTTAATTGCATTGGATGGCAAATGCATCAAGTTGGCTCAGGTTCGGATGAATTTGTTCATATCAATTGTCAAGGCTAATGGATGATCGGTTTACAAGGGTAGACATACACACATGCAACAAGATATGCATGCCTAGGTTAAGGTACACAAAATCAACATTAACACCAATGAACCCATTCACCTTGTTCCCAACAAGGCAAAAAAAACCAATTCATATGCATTTATGTTAACATTAATGTCTCATAGGACATAGGATCGCAAAATAACCACTCTTGAAAATTGGAAATGAGAAACGTCACATCCGAGATTGATTTTGCATTAAACCTTGTTTTCAAGCAAAATTTATAGGCTTGCAAAATATGTCATTTACCTACATAACATAgatttatgagttttttttcctGAGATACCTTCGAGATTTCgcgaaatgcaccaaatacgcTCCAagttttcaaaatacataaactACCCCTGGTTTTTCaggaatgcaccaaatacctaAATATTAGACGCCTAGACGGttgtttatgtattttgaaaactTTGAGGTTATTTGTTGCATTTTACAAAACGtaagggcatttcatgaaaaaaccgtaagaTCTATAATCATCATCTACACCAAGGAACTGGATTGAGCTCCGAGGTGCAATCTAAGACGCATTATTGGACGCTTTTCAGTATGTGTGTGAATGCATACATGAGATTAATGAGAAGGGGAAGTTCTTGTAGAAGCTACTTCATAAGATTTCTTCATTTTTCTGTTCACTGTAACTTTAAATACACTACACTGAACATAAAAAGGTTACAAAACTTGAGGTGAGAAAAATAATAACACCTCATTAGAATACATGATATATAACTCGGGATCGAATTTACAAGAAATGAGCATGCAAATTGGTGCATTAATAATCCTTTTTTCATTCTTGTATGACAAAATGCATCCATAATCTGAATGAATGATCAGGGCTCATGGCTGTTCACCCTACTGTGAAGCTCCAGCATCTCTTGATGGTTCGGATCAACAGAAAGTGCGGCTCTGCAATCCCGAAGTGCGCCCATGACATCACCGATGTGTTCATGGAAAGCTGCTCGTAGGTGAAGAAGGTGTACATCGGCTTTGAATGAAATCGCCCTTGAGAGTTCTTCAATGGCTTCCTTCTCCTTGTGGCTGTCCATCAAAACTGCCCCAAAAAAACAGAATTCAGTATTGCATATTGACTAGATTGTAGCATCAAAGTATGTCTTGaagacccgctattgacccgcaaCCCGTTTTGACCCACCCATTATtgacccgctaaaaatgaccaGCTCTTTAACCGACCCACTTTGACCCACACCGACCCAGGcccgacccgcttttgacctgcaccgaccctgacccaacccgcccgataaccaggtctaattTCTTCTGTCAATTATCACTAACCCGGTGCCTCAAAATGAAGCTCTAGCCTAGGCAGGGGTAACGGAAATGGGAGGTACATACCCTCGGGAAACTACTtcaaactttttaatttttctaaGAACATGATGCttcacaaaaaataaattaggGGTGGGCTAGTGAGACGTTAGCTTTTAGTCCTATGTAGGGCgtttcttaaaaaaaaaggtttcagttccaataagttcaggttagataagttgaatagaacgcacccgTAATGCGAAGCTAGAGAAATTGCTAAGGCTCTCTTCCAACTCTGGTGAGTTGAAGATTTGACATGGACCATAACTATAGAAACATTTTTGAGAAGGATCTTGTAATTCAAAGTTTCAAAGAGGAGCATGCTTGGAAATGAACTATGGAAGATAGACCACAATTTGAGGCACCCCGAGGAGCACGATGAGAGAATTGGGTATGGCAAGTAATTCTTTGCAAAACACACCAAGGCTCCGTTTagtttggtgtaaaacgttttcagtgaaaaataattttccatggaaaacattttccaaggaaaaacacaattccaaactagttttcctttgtttggtccCTTATAAGAAAATTCATAGAAAACAGGAGAAGATGGGAGAAGATGGGTGAAGATCGATGGGAAGAAGGAAGCGAGAGGTAAGGAGAAAATGTGGAAAAGTGGTTCCCTTCCTCTGAGGGAGTTatgaaaaattgtttttcatcccttgccaaaccaaacaacgtaaaatgattgaaaaggtgattttttttcttctatgaAAGCGTTTTATAACACTCCCCAAGAGTTGTAGGATATTATACCATTTTATTTACGCTTCCTTTTTTCAAATAGAATTTTAGTAAAGGATATCAGATCTCTGTATCTCATTATTCTTGCTGATTGAACTTTGGAGAACTACTCCTATAACAAATGACATCAAGGACAACCTGGAAAAATACTTTCAACCACTAAATAGAAAAGGCAAACAGGAATCAAACAAGCTACAAAACCCCCCAACAACACCTTCCAAAACCCAATTATAAGTGTTCCAACCCAACCATAGAGCTTTATTATGCAGAAAGTTAAACAAAGTTTCTTACCTGCAGCTCGATAACGGTAAGGATATACTCGAAGTGGATCTAATCTGGTAACCATTTCCAGGTCAGCCTTGGTCAAGTCCCGATCACAATACTCTGACCTCTTTTCATATGCAGATGCATTGTTCTGCGCCTTTTCAATCAGCTTTGTCATTTCTTCATATGCAGCAGTCTTCTCATTTCTTAGATATTGAACCCGTGCAAGGCCTTGATGAGCTCGAGTATGTCGGATCTTAAGAGCGTTAACATAGCAATCAGCTGCTAAGTCGTATTTCCCACAGTCTACATAGACGCTCCCTAGATTGTTCAGAGCCTGCCATGTTTAAACTTTTTAGCATGTGTTGGGTAGTGGACATGGGAAAAACAATCACAGCATGTACTTTAACAGTTAAATTTCCTGTCGACAGTGCAGGGGTGATCAAAATTCGGGCCGGGACGGGTTTAAACAACAAAAATCATGCCCAAACCCATAAATTTGGTGCGGGCTTTTCGGGCTGTGCTCGACTGCTCGGGCTTTGGATCTAACAAAGCGTATTTGAGGCTGCCTACTTTGATTCTCTAAAACCCGCCTTTCATTCAAGAGTGGATGATTGACCTactgaagaaaaaaaattcctTGCCTACTCGAGAAGCTGATTGAAGAAGAAGATATGAAAGAGATCAAACAATTCCAGGTCTTTCTAAATAAAATGAGTGGACTGTTAATCAGAGCGTAGCCTTGCTATGCTAAAGGAATGGATTTCCTCTTTTGTGAGTGACCTGATCCGGGCTTTGGTCTAAAAAAGCGTATTTGAGGCTGCCCAAATTCCCAAACCCGTACTTGTTCGGgttgggtcgggtcgggtcgggccagCGGACCGGGCTATAGTTGATCAGGTCTACTAGAACAATGTCTGCACTAGGAATCGAGGATCCACGGAGAGAAAATCTAGGAGTATGTAGCCTATGACTATGCAAAGACTAAGTTAGATTTTACTGAAATGTGTAAAGCCACAGCCAGTTATAGGCCATCCCAGTCAAATGCCAAGTTGTTGACTGCCCAGAAAACCATACCTGACCTTTTCGCAGCCTATCTGAAGGGCATTTCAGGGCATCTTCAAGAAGTGTAATAACAGCCGAAGAGCATGTCGGATCTTGACTAGAGTCAGCCAAAGCATAAGCTTTCAAGAAGAAAGCCTCAAATGATCTCTTGAGTTTTATAGACTCTTCCGCCTTGCGAAGCCCTTCCTCACAGTGGCCAGTATCATACAGTATCCAGCCTTCATAAACCAGACGCTCATCTTCACTTGATGCATGTTGACGAGCTAACTGCAAACTTCTCATTGCTGCTTCTGGACAATTTAACCTGGTTGAGAACAGAATTAGATGCCTGTAAAAGCTAACAGCACTCTGTATATAATGTAAGATTTTACCCTGTCCTAGTTTTCAATACCTAAAAAGAAGGGCAAGGAAATGTTTTTCCTGGTTCACATAATGTAAAGCCTATCATAAATTCAGAATACGCAAATTTAACTTATCCATGCTTCAAAATTCCCGCTACATCTACTTAGAGACTTAAGAGAAAAGGACAAGCATCTAGATTGTCAGTATAAATAGGCACTAAGGCTCCGTATgatttggtgtaaaacgtttacagtgcaaaatgattttccatggaaaacatttttcaagagaaaacacaattccaaactagttttcatttgtttggttccttaaaagaaaatgggagaagatggtgaagattgagggggaggtaaggaggaaacgTGGTTTctttccctttcaaatggaaaaggtttttcacCTTTGAGGAAGTTATGGGAAATTTGTTTTTCATccttgccaaaccaaacaacgtaaaatgattaaaaggggaaaatcgttttccatgaaaacgttttacaccctaccaatcGGAGCCTAAGAGGTACTGATCTACTTTACTAGGATCTACACACCAGTGGAAGGGGTATGTTTAGTAATTTGGTTTACAAGTTACAAAAATGATTCTCTTAATTGCTAAAGTTTCTGCTGAGTTAGGACCCTTTTTGTGTATTTGATTGACAATGTAAAAGTTGACTCCAAAGACAAGGGCAATTGTTAGACCTAAGGGCACTGCAAACACAGTAATATATATACTGAACAAAAAAATTAGGGTAAAAATTCCCCGTTTAAAAGCTAATCCACGATATTCGAAGTAGAGCATACCTAAGGAGAAGTAATGATTGTCTGAAGTACAGGACACCTTTAGCTGCATCAGATTCAAGCATCTGGTAAATTACAGATAAAGATCCAATATCATCAACTGAAGACCACCGATCATATAACTTCAACCAACAGTCTGCAGTAGTCCAATTCTCGACATGCTCACGCACCAACATACGAAGTTTGGTTGCTGCAACACGGCCCTCAAACATTCTATATCCAGGAGAAAGAGTGAGAATAGCCTGAACATCACAAAAAGCTGCTTCATAATTTTCTAGGGCTAAATAGAAGCAAAATCTGAGCTCCAAACACTCTAAAGCTAGTTTAAAACCAAGAACACGGTTTATTTCACCAATTGCAGCTTCAGCCTCTTGTTTCCTCATCAAAGATGCAGCCCTATACATGTACGGATAAGTAAGTGTTGGGTCTAAATCCGTTGCTTTTTCAAGGTCATCCCACCTTTTATCTCCTTCATAataaagggatctttcttggtACATCCATCCCAAAGGAGTTGAAGATAAAACTAAAGAATTAAGCTTCTCAAAAGCCCAACTTTTTTTACCCTTATTGTAACTTATTCTAGCCAAACCAGCAATTGAGTATGTATGTCCTTCTTTTACGGCTTTCTGGAAAAGCTCTTCAGCTTCATCATATTCTTTCCGTAGAAGCCTCGCGCAACCTAGTTGATGAAAAGCTAACATCTTTTGTCTATTATTCTTCGCAGATTGCACCAAACGTTCCAAGAATAACACAGTTATGTCAGAACTAGCATCAAGGCTCATGGAAACTTCACTCAATAAACTGAAGAGTGAGAATGAGGCTTGTCCAACTACAATAGACAGTTGTTCCCCATTTGCATTGCCTAAAATTTCCACAACCCTATCATCATTTAAACAATCGGGAAGATCGTGCAGAAAAACCTGCAAACAAGAGGCTGCTAGAATTGGAGAATTCTCCTCAATTGCACACTCTAGAAGATCAACTGCATCTTGCCTGGTGGAAACAAGTGAAGCGAGTTTCCTATCACATGTATCTTTCAAGCTTTCACAGCAGAACTTGTTAGCAAATATCAACATCTCTACAAGTAAATCCGGGGAAACTTCATTCAAACATCCAGTCTTACTAAAGTCACTGATTTCTCTCATACCGTTAACTGATATATTGTTTTCAGAGAAATCTATTTCTTCACAGTATGATTCAGTAAAGCAACCATTCAACATAGCACAAAATGGAGATGAAAGATTAGCCATTTTTTGTCTGTCACAATTTACTCTCTCATTCCCAATCCGAAAAACAACACTGTCATCACTTTCATTCCCACTGATGGATGCTTCCTCGGAGGACCGTGAACTGGTGCTGTTAATTTGAAGTTCAGATGCAACATCAATTGGCCCGGTTTCTCTAGCACATTTACTACAAGAACCAAGTAAGTCAAAGACAAAGTCCTCTCCTTTTTTCTCATACTTCAACCATGCCCCAAATATAATCTTCTCATGGACACTACTAGCCTTAAGCCACGCAGTCCGAAGACTTCTACGCATCAATTTAACCTCTCCTAATCCCCTAAACACCTGAAACTGTAGCAAATACAAACTTGACCTCTCATTCAACGGACACGATTCGAGCTCTTCATGAATTTGAGCTAAAACTTGTACATAATCAAGAGGCTTAAAGTGCGCGACAATTGGCGGTTCAGGAACCTTGACAAGTGATCCTCTACAAACAAATTCCAAATAAACAACTACCAATCAACAATATGAACAACAAGAACAACCACAACAATCATCTAAATTTGCTGAAATTCACATCAATCAAGTAAAATTGAAGAAATGCTACTTACATTGAGGAAGATGCTTGAGCTGCAGCTACCTTAGAAAATTTCCCTCTCTCAACTTGAAGCCATGACTGTGGATTTAGTACATTGAGATGAAGTGTTTCTTTACAAGATTCAGAATTAAATATTGTCCTCATTGGACATAAGGCTCGGAACAATTCCCAGATCTCCACAATAGGCAAATGTGAGACCTCCCTCCTAGCTATTCAGCCAGGGGGAAGAATCTAGACTTTTTAGGGTTAAATTCCCTACAACAAAAGGTGGAATTTTTAcacaaattcacccaaaaaacCCCAATTAAATTTACACATACAAAACCTTCAAAAACATCCCATCAcacagaagaagaaaaaaagataaCTTTTTCTACTATTTTACATACACTTTGTGGTGAACTTTACACTTTTATAAGCCCAGAAAACACCAAAAGAATCTCTACCATAAACAAAAAACCAAATTAAACCTAACCCACATCACATAAACTAAAACCAACCAATTTTGTTTTACCTAATCCACCAAAATGGGGAGAGAAATAAGGAGATTAACCCAGAAATCTCTGGATTTGTTGCTGCAAAAACAACCCAGAAAAATTACACTGGAgctaaaacaagaaaagtgaaGTAACCCCAGAAATTAATTAGCTTGAATTCAAATACCCAGTTGAACAAAATGGGGAAATGAGCTTGTAGGCGTGAGATCAAAGtgtgagaaagagagagagaatgagAATCCAAAGGATGAAATTTCTCACTTTTCTATCTTCCCCCTTTTTGTTTGTTGGTTGAATGTGAAAAAGTTATTAACTTTATTAATTATAGACTATAGAATAGCATGTTTGTTTTTCCCtcctttattttttcattttctttttccgtATTGCTCACTTTTCCTTGCAACTCTGATTTCTTCCGTTGGAGAAACCCAGAAAAGATTTGCAGCTTGCTGTGTTTGGTCAGAATTCAGGACTAGGGAAAAATACgtcattaattaaaataataaaatatgttgAGTTTTATTAAGACATTAAAAAACACTCATAAGTAATTTAGATGTGATTTAATTTTACTACAGAGTAAGCTATTTCGtcctaaaatgttttaaagtttgacCTTGttctcataatttataaaaaataatacatTCATGCGGGATCTTGTTAATTCGATTGAATGAATAATTtaagaatatcaactttttataagtATAAGTTGGAGAAACCATAAAAATACAAATGGGGGTAAACATTTAAGAATAGAGGGAGTAACTAAGCTAGTCGACAACTCGACCTTGGCAAGAGATCAATATACAAAgtaaatactccctctgtcccggaatactcgcatcGGTTAGACCGACACATAGTTTAaggcaatttaattgacttattattttgtGGTAGTTGACATAGATTATTTTTTAAATGTATCAACTTTTTGAGGGTGCTGGATGGTGGGtgtaattttttaaatattttttagaTGTTAGAAATATAAGAGGGACCTTAAATAAGTGAGAGAACcaatataaaattagaaaaaaaaaaaatatgtcattTACAAAAACGGTATAAGTATTTCGGGACAACCTTGTAAGAAAAACGGTACGACCGTACAATTATTTCGGGATAGGGGGAGTAAGTTTAAACTTTAGAAAAAGGAAGTTGAAGAATATTTTAAACAAAGGATTGTATGATAATTAAATGCAATTAATATTCTTGGTGATTAAACAGAGATGTGGTGGTGAATGGGTGATTGGTGTAAGGTGGGTAAAGGTGAAAACGACGACGTTTGTGCATGTGAACAGCAAGGATTGTGGACCCCACAGCTGAACAAAGATGAAATGCCAGAAATGGGTATAGTGGGTCACCTTGACTTTGATGATTGTTGATTTGAATACATAATAATGGCAGAGAGatggaaaaaaaaacagaaataaataaagtgaattaattaatatttaattaaataattagtttaattgtagTAATACAGAGTGGAAATTATTCTCACATGTGTATGATTCCCACGGATGAACAAGAGTGGATAGTGATTGGAGTTAGATGAATGTCATCTTCAATCAATTTCGTGTACTCCACATTTGTGTGATGCAAAGTGGCAATGGTGAATAATGTAAATTTTTAAGAGGAAGAAAACAAGTTATGGTAGGTACTTTGGTCTGTTTCGTAATTGTTTTATCGTCGCTGAAAGTAATCTTAATTAATATGAGATACTTTTTCGATTACGCTTAGATATTTTCGACTTTTTGTTGTTTGCTATTTTTTCAAATATGTTTGAAATTTGTTGAGTACTATTTTGAATCCATTTACATTCACAATGTTATATTTTATCGAACTTTAATACTTTTATTTATGGTTTATGATGGAATAGCATCAATGTTGACCATGTAGTTGTTCATATCCTTGAACTTGAAACCTTGGTAGTTGGATTAGCCTTGATTTGAACAAACAAATCCACTCAAACGTACTAAAATCAGAATAATCGTTTGAAAATATAGCAatttacatttatttttttagatTATAAGTTTATTATACACAAAGTGATATAGGTCGTGATAATAGTTTTCCATTGAATACAGAGTAATTTGTGACATAGTTATTCTCAATTTGGCTACTTTTTAGTAAGTTGCTAGGAGTAAGTTTGCTTCTTTACGTTCCATTGTtgttttatacttcgtattatactCTTTTCAGCTCAAAATTAGCCAAGTTTATGATCAATTCAAGTTCATTGTAATTCACCCATTCGAAAGGATGGCATCAGGTAGTTCGCTTGTTTTTTCTTTCCTTATAAAAAAATAGAACTAAAAATAAATtgaccaattcaagttcaatttacAAGTATAGGAATACATTTTTTCTGACCTTCAACAAATAAGTTAATGCATGATGTCTTATTTCACTTGGGCTGATCTCTATGCATGATGGCTTATTTAACTTGGGCTGATCTCTTAAAAGAGATTGGGCCCTTAGAGTCTTGGACTGGTCATATTGTGCATGGATTAGTGGGTTACATTACATTAATCCCAAAGGCTAAAACAAAAAGGACAAACTATTGTAGATTTGTAGCCGTTTGAGGTTGACCTTTTGAGCCGTTGTGAAACTTTGGTACAACGAATTTGACTAAATGAGAgggatggatagctcagttggttagagtttCTATCCCGGTTCCAAATGATCCTGgaatcgattctcatccccaccCTTGTAGCACatttgcacaaaaaaaaaaaaaagactaaattcaagatttctttttgttttcagttCATGCACCAAAGGATGTTTTTTCAGGCAATATAAGTTCaagtaagttaaaataaaataagtttaacCAAACAGTTTATGTTTGTGTCCATTTTAGGCcgggaaat contains:
- the LOC110783467 gene encoding ETO1-like protein 1 isoform X2 is translated as MRTIFNSESCKETLHLNVLNPQSWLQVERGKFSKVAAAQASSSIGSLVKVPEPPIVAHFKPLDYVQVLAQIHEELESCPLNERSSLYLLQFQVFRGLGEVKLMRRSLRTAWLKASSVHEKIIFGAWLKYEKKGEDFVFDLLGSCSKCARETGPIDVASELQINSTSSRSSEEASISGNESDDSVVFRIGNERVNCDRQKMANLSSPFCAMLNGCFTESYCEEIDFSENNISVNGMREISDFSKTGCLNEVSPDLLVEMLIFANKFCCESLKDTCDRKLASLVSTRQDAVDLLECAIEENSPILAASCLQVFLHDLPDCLNDDRVVEILGNANGEQLSIVVGQASFSLFSLLSEVSMSLDASSDITVLFLERLVQSAKNNRQKMLAFHQLGCARLLRKEYDEAEELFQKAVKEGHTYSIAGLARISYNKGKKSWAFEKLNSLVLSSTPLGWMYQERSLYYEGDKRWDDLEKATDLDPTLTYPYMYRAASLMRKQEAEAAIGEINRVLGFKLALECLELRFCFYLALENYEAAFCDVQAILTLSPGYRMFEGRVAATKLRMLVREHVENWTTADCWLKLYDRWSSVDDIGSLSVIYQMLESDAAKGVLYFRQSLLLLRLNCPEAAMRSLQLARQHASSEDERLVYEGWILYDTGHCEEGLRKAEESIKLKRSFEAFFLKAYALADSSQDPTCSSAVITLLEDALKCPSDRLRKGSEQSRERLCRLWEIRLSS
- the LOC110783467 gene encoding ETO1-like protein 1 isoform X1, whose translation is MRTIFNSESCKETLHLNVLNPQSWLQVERGKFSKVAAAQASSSIGSLVKVPEPPIVAHFKPLDYVQVLAQIHEELESCPLNERSSLYLLQFQVFRGLGEVKLMRRSLRTAWLKASSVHEKIIFGAWLKYEKKGEDFVFDLLGSCSKCARETGPIDVASELQINSTSSRSSEEASISGNESDDSVVFRIGNERVNCDRQKMANLSSPFCAMLNGCFTESYCEEIDFSENNISVNGMREISDFSKTGCLNEVSPDLLVEMLIFANKFCCESLKDTCDRKLASLVSTRQDAVDLLECAIEENSPILAASCLQVFLHDLPDCLNDDRVVEILGNANGEQLSIVVGQASFSLFSLLSEVSMSLDASSDITVLFLERLVQSAKNNRQKMLAFHQLGCARLLRKEYDEAEELFQKAVKEGHTYSIAGLARISYNKGKKSWAFEKLNSLVLSSTPLGWMYQERSLYYEGDKRWDDLEKATDLDPTLTYPYMYRAASLMRKQEAEAAIGEINRVLGFKLALECLELRFCFYLALENYEAAFCDVQAILTLSPGYRMFEGRVAATKLRMLVREHVENWTTADCWLKLYDRWSSVDDIGSLSVIYQMLESDAAKGVLYFRQSLLLLRLNCPEAAMRSLQLARQHASSEDERLVYEGWILYDTGHCEEGLRKAEESIKLKRSFEAFFLKAYALADSSQDPTCSSAVITLLEDALKCPSDRLRKGQALNNLGSVYVDCGKYDLAADCYVNALKIRHTRAHQGLARVQYLRNEKTAAYEEMTKLIEKAQNNASAYEKRSEYCDRDLTKADLEMVTRLDPLRVYPYRYRAAVLMDSHKEKEAIEELSRAISFKADVHLLHLRAAFHEHIGDVMGALRDCRAALSVDPNHQEMLELHSRVNSHEP